From one Streptomyces sp. CA-210063 genomic stretch:
- a CDS encoding ATP-binding cassette domain-containing protein, which translates to MTTTYAVLSEGLEKRFGDVHAVRGLDLAVAEGSVVGMLGPNGAGKTTAVRLLATLLRPDAGSARIAGHDLVREPGAVRRAIGVTGQYASVDGDLTGRQNLRLFARLHRVRDTGARAAELLDRFGLTEAADRPASTYSGGMRRRLDLAASLIRHPAVLFLDEPTTGLDPVSRNQIWEAVRALKAEGTTVLLTTQYLEEADQLADQIVLMDRGRIAHSGSPPQLKALIGSYAEVVVSHADAMTKAAGVLDQLTGAEPSFDHERHAVGAVTLDPTLTLPRLVRELDAAGVPLMDASLRPPTLDDVFLRLTTGSVTPKERAA; encoded by the coding sequence ATGACAACTACGTACGCTGTACTTAGTGAGGGCCTGGAGAAGCGTTTCGGGGACGTCCATGCCGTCCGCGGCCTCGATCTGGCCGTGGCGGAGGGCTCGGTGGTCGGGATGCTCGGCCCGAACGGGGCGGGCAAGACGACGGCCGTACGGCTGCTGGCGACGCTGCTGCGGCCGGACGCGGGCTCGGCGCGGATCGCGGGGCACGACCTCGTGCGGGAGCCGGGGGCGGTCCGGCGGGCCATCGGGGTGACGGGGCAGTACGCGTCGGTGGACGGGGACCTCACCGGGCGGCAGAACCTGCGGCTGTTCGCACGGCTGCACCGCGTCCGCGACACGGGGGCACGCGCGGCCGAACTCCTCGACCGTTTCGGTCTGACCGAGGCCGCCGACCGGCCGGCCTCCACGTACTCGGGCGGCATGCGCCGCCGGCTCGACCTCGCGGCGAGCCTGATCCGGCATCCGGCGGTGCTCTTCCTCGACGAGCCCACCACCGGGCTCGACCCGGTCAGCCGCAACCAGATCTGGGAGGCCGTGCGCGCCCTGAAGGCGGAGGGGACGACCGTGCTGCTGACCACGCAGTATCTGGAGGAGGCCGATCAACTCGCCGATCAGATCGTGCTGATGGACCGGGGCCGGATCGCCCACAGCGGCTCGCCGCCCCAACTCAAGGCGCTGATCGGCTCGTACGCGGAGGTCGTCGTCTCCCACGCGGACGCGATGACCAAGGCGGCGGGCGTCCTCGACCAACTCACCGGTGCGGAGCCGTCGTTCGACCACGAGCGGCACGCCGTGGGCGCGGTCACCCTCGACCCGACGCTCACCCTCCCCCGGCTCGTCCGTGAACTCGACGCGGCGGGCGTGCCGTTGATGGACGCGAGTCTGCGCCCGCCGACCCTGGATGACGTCTTCCTCCGGCTGACGACCGGATCAGTGACCCCCAAGGAGCGTGCGGCATGA
- a CDS encoding TetR/AcrR family transcriptional regulator, whose protein sequence is MAGRPAVPQVIWARPERTGRGPRPAFSRADIAAAAVRLADEGGLDAVSMRHVAAELGCGTMSLYNYVPRKEDLHELMVDAVGGEHELWEPSGDWRADMRRVAHQTRALLRRHPWMPRLMSPVYGFSPNGLRYLEHCMTCMDSLDAPYGTKMQLLGMVNGCVTTYVANELATAERVRSLPWSEERENEVRIAYLGAQIASGAYPRLAAAFMEDSGPIDLEAAFEWMLGRVIDSFAP, encoded by the coding sequence ATGGCTGGCCGACCGGCCGTACCCCAAGTGATCTGGGCGCGCCCCGAGCGCACCGGCCGAGGTCCCAGGCCCGCGTTCAGCCGTGCGGACATCGCGGCGGCGGCCGTGCGGCTCGCCGACGAGGGCGGCCTCGACGCGGTGTCCATGCGGCATGTCGCGGCCGAGCTGGGCTGCGGCACGATGTCGCTGTACAACTACGTGCCGCGCAAGGAGGACCTGCACGAGCTGATGGTCGACGCGGTCGGCGGGGAGCACGAGCTGTGGGAGCCGAGCGGGGACTGGCGGGCCGACATGCGGCGGGTGGCCCATCAGACGCGGGCCCTGCTGCGCCGGCACCCGTGGATGCCACGGCTGATGTCCCCGGTCTACGGGTTCAGCCCCAACGGGCTGCGGTATCTGGAGCACTGCATGACCTGTATGGACTCGCTCGACGCGCCGTACGGGACGAAGATGCAGCTGCTCGGGATGGTGAACGGGTGCGTGACGACGTACGTCGCGAACGAGCTGGCGACGGCTGAGCGGGTGCGGTCACTGCCGTGGTCGGAGGAGCGGGAGAACGAGGTGCGGATCGCGTATCTCGGGGCGCAGATCGCGAGTGGGGCGTATCCGCGGCTGGCCGCGGCGTTCATGGAGGACTCGGGGCCGATTGATCTGGAGGCCGCGTTCGAGTGGATGCTTGGTCGGGTGATCGATTCGTTCGCGCCGTAG
- a CDS encoding type ISP restriction/modification enzyme gives MPSVTPDDVPLLADLMPWSVAPPRLGRGWPTAPDAASLKARWDALVKAEGPDREALFVPTRSRTLVSAVTQLPGQSSGTGRLARESGPCPEPVRVLAAPFDEQWLIPDHRLIDSARPELWRVADEHQVFVVEQTVAPESSGPVLLASPVLPLLPLHGPRIARIRPLFRRPGGLEPNLAPGLPEYVGERLGTAPATPLDLLAWVLVAARPGPHGIEIPLPTDPEAWSHGVELGRRTLWLMRRDGDRPKLPGGRRPYVRAPLPSRPLELLYDREEEALLVGEGRISPVPSEAWDFHVGGVRVLEEWFTRRTAPAEPGTLEAVRPTTWPQPWTSELLELITVLALLAEQRPRQAELTVENPITTADLRKAGVLPIPEAARKPASVLDHHEEGPEGQFTLL, from the coding sequence ATGCCGAGCGTGACGCCCGACGACGTTCCGCTGCTCGCGGACCTCATGCCGTGGTCCGTCGCACCGCCACGGCTCGGCCGGGGGTGGCCGACGGCCCCCGACGCGGCCTCCCTGAAAGCCCGCTGGGACGCCCTGGTGAAGGCCGAGGGCCCGGACCGGGAGGCCCTGTTCGTCCCGACCCGCTCCCGCACGCTCGTCTCGGCGGTGACCCAACTGCCGGGCCAGTCGAGCGGCACCGGCCGGCTGGCCCGCGAGTCGGGCCCCTGCCCCGAGCCGGTACGGGTCCTGGCCGCCCCCTTCGACGAGCAGTGGCTCATCCCCGACCACCGCCTGATCGACTCCGCCCGCCCGGAGCTGTGGCGTGTGGCGGACGAGCACCAGGTGTTCGTCGTCGAGCAGACGGTGGCCCCGGAGTCGTCGGGCCCCGTTCTCCTCGCCTCCCCCGTCCTGCCCCTGCTCCCGCTCCATGGCCCGCGCATCGCCAGGATCCGCCCGCTGTTCCGTCGCCCGGGCGGCCTGGAGCCGAACCTCGCGCCGGGCCTGCCGGAGTACGTCGGCGAACGCCTCGGCACCGCCCCCGCCACCCCGCTGGACCTCCTCGCCTGGGTGCTGGTGGCCGCGCGGCCCGGCCCCCACGGCATCGAGATCCCCCTCCCCACCGACCCCGAAGCCTGGTCGCACGGCGTCGAACTGGGCCGCCGCACCCTCTGGCTCATGCGCCGCGACGGCGACCGCCCCAAACTCCCCGGCGGCCGCCGCCCCTACGTCCGCGCCCCGCTCCCCTCCCGACCCCTGGAACTCCTCTACGACCGCGAGGAGGAAGCCCTCCTCGTCGGCGAGGGCCGCATCTCCCCCGTACCGTCCGAGGCCTGGGACTTCCACGTCGGCGGCGTCCGCGTCCTGGAGGAGTGGTTCACCCGCCGCACGGCCCCGGCGGAGCCGGGCACGCTGGAGGCGGTACGCCCGACGACCTGGCCCCAGCCCTGGACGTCGGAGCTGCTGGAACTGATCACAGTGCTGGCACTCCTCGCGGAACAGCGCCCGAGGCAGGCCGAGTTGACAGTCGAGAACCCGATCACGACGGCGGACCTGCGCAAGGCGGGCGTACTCCCGATCCCGGAAGCCGCCCGCAAACCGGCCTCAGTCCTGGACCACCACGAGGAGGGCCCGGAGGGCCAGTTCACACTGCTGTGA
- a CDS encoding GntR family transcriptional regulator, with amino-acid sequence MTSFAPDSIVLNRKLPLWYQVSQSLRASILGRAPRDPLRLPTEEQLAGHYGVSVLTMRQALKELEEEGLITRHRRRGTFIEPSAQRGAPVRLLGSVDAIVAQQSGMTTELLDQGSTPLSGELAEYFPDLTEVATYHRLRGDERTGEPTNHARNYVRPELAERIDGGDLLRWPMTKVLRDVVGVAIGRITDTVEARLADPETARLLRVPLLSPILHYTGVTYDEDGRVLDVAVIHYRGDRFSFTVSLDAH; translated from the coding sequence GTGACCTCATTCGCTCCGGATTCGATCGTCCTGAACCGCAAACTGCCGCTCTGGTATCAGGTCTCGCAGTCCCTGCGCGCCTCGATACTGGGCCGGGCGCCCCGGGATCCTCTGCGGCTGCCCACCGAGGAGCAGTTGGCCGGGCACTACGGGGTGAGTGTGCTGACCATGCGGCAGGCGCTGAAGGAGCTGGAGGAGGAGGGGCTGATCACCCGGCACCGCCGGCGCGGCACGTTCATCGAGCCGAGCGCCCAGCGGGGCGCGCCGGTGCGGCTGCTCGGCTCGGTGGACGCGATCGTGGCCCAGCAGTCGGGCATGACGACCGAGCTGCTGGACCAGGGCAGCACCCCTCTGTCGGGTGAACTCGCGGAGTACTTCCCGGACTTGACCGAGGTGGCCACGTACCACCGGCTGCGCGGCGACGAGAGGACGGGCGAGCCCACCAACCACGCCCGCAACTACGTCCGCCCCGAGCTGGCCGAACGCATCGACGGCGGCGACCTGCTCCGCTGGCCGATGACCAAGGTGCTGCGGGACGTGGTGGGTGTGGCCATCGGCCGGATCACGGACACGGTGGAGGCCCGCCTCGCGGACCCGGAGACGGCCCGCCTGCTGCGAGTACCGCTGCTCAGCCCGATCCTGCACTACACGGGCGTGACCTACGACGAGGACGGCCGCGTCCTGGACGTCGCGGTCATCCATTACCGCGGCGACCGCTTCTCCTTCACGGTCAGCCTCGATGCCCACTGA
- the hmgA gene encoding homogentisate 1,2-dioxygenase encodes MGGDARKTAEGLEYLSGFGNEHASEAAPGALPQGRNSPQRAPLGLYAEQLSGTAFTEPRAHNRRSWLYRVRPSAAHPAFTHADHGTLRTAPFTETVPDPNRLRWNPLPEPPAETDFVRGLWTLGGNGDAAQRTGMAVHLYHANSSMDRVFSDADGELLIVPEQGGLLLRTEFGLLHAEPGEVALIPRGVRFRVDLLDASARGYVCENYGAPFRLPDLGPIGANGLANPRDFRAPVAAYEDVEGPVEVVNKFCGNLWTATYGHSPLDVVAWHGNYTPYVYDLRRFNVIGTISYDHPDPSIFTVLTSPSDTPGLAGVDFVVFAPRWLVGEDTFRPPYFHRNVMSEYMGLIEGAYDAKAEGFVPGGGSLHNMMSAHGPDRETFDKASAAELKPQRVDDGLAFMFETRWPILTTAQAAGAEHLQQAYDEVWSGLQRHFSPLH; translated from the coding sequence ATGGGCGGCGACGCGCGGAAGACGGCCGAGGGGCTGGAGTACCTCTCCGGTTTCGGCAACGAGCACGCCTCGGAGGCGGCCCCGGGCGCGCTGCCGCAGGGCCGCAACTCCCCGCAGCGCGCCCCGCTCGGCCTGTACGCGGAGCAGCTCAGCGGCACCGCCTTCACCGAGCCGAGGGCGCACAACCGCCGCTCCTGGCTCTACCGCGTCCGCCCGTCGGCCGCCCACCCCGCCTTCACCCACGCGGACCACGGCACCCTCCGCACGGCCCCCTTCACCGAGACGGTCCCCGACCCCAACCGCCTCCGCTGGAACCCCCTCCCGGAGCCCCCGGCGGAGACGGACTTCGTACGGGGCCTGTGGACCCTCGGCGGCAACGGCGACGCGGCCCAGCGCACGGGCATGGCCGTGCACCTGTATCACGCCAACTCCTCCATGGACCGCGTCTTCAGCGACGCGGACGGCGAACTCCTGATCGTCCCGGAGCAGGGCGGCCTCCTCCTGCGCACGGAGTTCGGCCTGCTGCACGCGGAGCCCGGTGAGGTCGCCCTGATCCCCCGGGGCGTCCGCTTCCGCGTCGACCTCCTCGACGCCTCCGCCCGCGGCTACGTCTGCGAGAACTACGGCGCCCCCTTCCGCCTCCCCGACCTCGGCCCGATCGGCGCCAACGGCCTGGCGAACCCGCGTGACTTCCGGGCGCCGGTGGCCGCGTACGAGGACGTCGAGGGTCCGGTGGAGGTGGTGAACAAGTTCTGCGGCAACCTCTGGACGGCCACCTACGGCCATTCCCCCCTCGACGTGGTCGCCTGGCACGGCAACTACACGCCGTACGTCTACGACCTGCGCCGCTTCAACGTCATCGGGACGATCTCGTACGACCACCCGGACCCGTCGATCTTCACCGTGCTGACGTCGCCGTCGGACACCCCGGGTCTGGCCGGGGTGGACTTCGTGGTCTTCGCGCCGCGCTGGCTGGTGGGCGAGGACACGTTCCGGCCGCCGTACTTCCACCGGAACGTGATGAGCGAGTACATGGGCCTGATCGAAGGCGCGTACGACGCGAAAGCGGAGGGCTTCGTGCCGGGTGGCGGCTCGCTGCACAACATGATGTCGGCGCACGGCCCGGACCGGGAGACCTTCGACAAGGCGAGCGCGGCGGAACTCAAGCCCCAGCGGGTCGACGACGGGCTCGCCTTCATGTTCGAGACCCGCTGGCCGATCCTCACGACCGCGCAGGCGGCGGGGGCGGAGCACCTGCAACAGGCGTACGACGAGGTGTGGTCCGGGCTCCAGCGCCACTTCAGCCCGTTGCACTGA
- a CDS encoding TetR/AcrR family transcriptional regulator yields the protein MKPVSQATSLRRAPVQRRSAERLTRILDACADLLDEVGYDALSTRAVALRAGVPIGSVYRFFGNKRAMADALAERNLDRFTDSVTRRLQATGGGDWRTATDAVLDEYLDMKRNAPGFALIDFGNQIPVGGLRQEPNHRVADRLSELLSAYIDRAPDEDLRRTFLIAVETADTLVHLAFRVSPEGDARIIQEMRELLRAYLARVLD from the coding sequence ATGAAGCCCGTGTCCCAGGCGACCTCCTTGCGCCGCGCCCCCGTGCAGCGGCGCAGTGCCGAACGACTGACCAGGATCCTCGACGCCTGCGCCGACCTCCTCGACGAGGTGGGGTACGACGCGCTGAGCACCCGTGCGGTGGCGCTGCGCGCGGGTGTGCCCATCGGCTCCGTCTACCGCTTCTTCGGCAACAAGCGCGCGATGGCCGACGCGCTCGCCGAACGCAATCTGGACCGTTTCACCGACAGTGTCACCCGCCGCCTCCAGGCGACGGGCGGCGGGGACTGGCGCACCGCGACGGACGCCGTCCTCGACGAGTACCTCGACATGAAGCGCAACGCCCCCGGCTTCGCGCTCATCGACTTCGGCAACCAGATCCCCGTCGGCGGCCTCCGCCAGGAACCCAACCACCGCGTCGCCGACCGCCTGTCCGAACTGCTCTCCGCGTACATCGACCGTGCCCCCGACGAGGACCTCCGCCGCACCTTCCTCATCGCCGTCGAGACCGCCGACACCCTCGTCCACCTGGCCTTCCGGGTCTCGCCGGAGGGCGACGCGCGGATCATCCAGGAGATGCGGGAGCTGCTGCGGGCGTATCTGGCGCGTGTGCTGGACTGA
- a CDS encoding molybdopterin oxidoreductase family protein translates to MSSTTDSRTALRVCPLCEATCGLTLTIEGTRVTKARGDRDDVFSKGFICPKGASFGAADGDPDRLRTPLVRRDGELREATWEEAFDAVAAGLRPVVEAHGPNAVGVVLGNPNVHTMAGALYPPVLLAGLGTRSLFTASTVDQMPKHVSSGLLFGDAHAIPVPDLDRTDHLLLLGANPLESNGSLCTAPDFPGKLKALKARGGTLTVVDPRTTRTAKLADRHVAIRPGTDALLLAAMAYVLFEEDLVDLGDLAPHVQGVDELTAAVREFTPEAVAGACDVDAGVIRALARELAAAPTAAVYGRIGSCTVPHGTLASWLVDVLNILTGNLDRPGGALFPHAATDRTPRPAGPGRGFALGRWHSRVSGHPEAKGELPLSSLAEEIDTATPEGGPIRALIAVAANPVLSAPDGDRLDKALGSLDFMVSVDPYLGETARHADVVLPPPPPSQSPHFDFAFNAFAVHNQVRYNRAAVPLEDGRMHETEILARLTLAATGMHGADPSAVDDLVIGQTLGKAVKEAHSPVHGRDPRELADRLTGDTGPERRLDMMLRLGPYGEGFGARPDGLTLEKLLAHPHGIDLGPLKPRLPQPLKTVSGRIELLPRPIVDDLPRLHAALRERPDGLVLIGRRHLRSNNSWLHNIPALTGGTNRCTLHIHPDDAERLGLADGDAVRIKGAGGEVTAPAEVTDVVRRGVVSLPHGWGHDRPGTRMSHAAIDPGVNVNQLLDGSLLDPLSGNAVLNGVPVELARAGATL, encoded by the coding sequence GTGTCCAGCACCACCGACTCCCGCACCGCCCTGCGCGTCTGCCCGCTCTGCGAGGCGACCTGCGGACTCACCCTCACCATCGAGGGCACCCGGGTGACCAAGGCCCGTGGTGACCGGGACGATGTGTTCAGCAAGGGCTTCATCTGCCCTAAGGGCGCCTCCTTCGGGGCCGCCGACGGGGACCCCGACCGACTGCGCACCCCGCTGGTCCGCAGGGACGGGGAGCTGCGGGAGGCCACCTGGGAGGAGGCCTTCGACGCCGTGGCCGCCGGACTCAGGCCCGTCGTCGAGGCGCACGGACCGAACGCCGTCGGCGTTGTCCTCGGCAACCCCAACGTCCACACCATGGCCGGCGCCCTCTATCCGCCCGTCCTCCTCGCCGGCCTCGGCACCCGCAGTCTGTTCACCGCCTCCACCGTCGACCAGATGCCCAAGCACGTCTCCAGCGGACTGCTCTTCGGCGACGCCCACGCCATCCCCGTACCCGACCTCGACCGCACCGACCATCTGCTGCTCCTGGGCGCCAACCCCCTCGAGTCCAACGGCAGTCTGTGCACCGCCCCCGACTTCCCCGGCAAGCTCAAGGCCCTCAAGGCGCGCGGCGGCACCCTCACCGTCGTCGACCCGCGTACGACCCGTACGGCCAAGCTGGCCGACCGGCACGTCGCGATCCGGCCGGGCACGGACGCGCTGCTGCTCGCGGCGATGGCGTACGTCCTCTTCGAGGAGGACCTGGTCGACCTCGGGGATCTCGCCCCGCATGTGCAGGGGGTCGACGAACTCACGGCGGCCGTAAGGGAGTTCACGCCCGAGGCCGTCGCCGGGGCCTGTGACGTGGACGCCGGCGTCATCCGGGCGCTCGCCCGCGAACTGGCCGCCGCGCCCACCGCCGCCGTCTACGGCCGCATCGGCAGCTGCACCGTCCCGCACGGCACCCTCGCCAGCTGGCTGGTCGACGTGCTCAACATCCTCACCGGCAACCTCGACCGTCCCGGCGGCGCCCTGTTCCCGCACGCGGCGACCGACAGGACACCCCGGCCCGCCGGACCGGGCCGCGGCTTCGCCCTCGGCCGCTGGCACAGCCGGGTGAGCGGCCACCCCGAGGCCAAGGGCGAACTGCCGCTGTCGTCGCTCGCCGAGGAGATCGACACCGCCACCCCCGAGGGCGGCCCGATCCGCGCGCTCATCGCCGTCGCCGCCAACCCCGTGCTCTCCGCGCCCGACGGCGACCGCCTCGACAAGGCGCTCGGTTCCCTGGACTTCATGGTCAGCGTCGACCCGTACCTGGGCGAGACCGCACGCCACGCCGACGTCGTCCTGCCGCCGCCCCCGCCCTCCCAGAGCCCGCACTTCGACTTCGCGTTCAACGCCTTCGCCGTACACAACCAGGTCCGCTACAACCGCGCCGCCGTCCCCCTGGAGGACGGCCGCATGCACGAGACGGAGATCCTCGCGCGGCTGACCCTCGCCGCCACCGGTATGCACGGCGCCGACCCGTCCGCCGTGGACGACCTGGTCATCGGCCAGACCCTGGGGAAGGCCGTGAAGGAGGCCCACTCACCCGTCCACGGCCGCGACCCGCGCGAACTCGCGGACCGGCTCACCGGTGACACCGGTCCCGAGCGCCGCCTCGACATGATGCTGCGCCTCGGCCCGTACGGCGAGGGCTTCGGCGCCCGGCCGGACGGACTGACCCTGGAGAAGCTGCTCGCCCACCCGCACGGCATCGACCTCGGACCGCTGAAGCCGCGTCTGCCGCAGCCGCTGAAGACGGTGAGCGGCAGGATCGAACTGCTGCCGCGGCCGATCGTCGACGATCTGCCGAGGCTCCACGCCGCCCTGCGGGAACGCCCGGACGGCCTCGTCCTCATCGGCCGCCGGCATCTGCGTTCCAACAACAGTTGGCTGCACAACATCCCCGCCCTCACCGGCGGCACCAACCGCTGCACCCTGCACATCCACCCCGACGACGCCGAACGCCTCGGACTCGCCGACGGGGACGCCGTACGGATCAAGGGCGCCGGGGGAGAGGTCACCGCTCCCGCCGAGGTCACCGATGTCGTACGGCGCGGTGTCGTGAGCCTTCCGCACGGCTGGGGACACGACCGTCCCGGCACCCGGATGAGCCACGCCGCGATCGACCCCGGGGTGAACGTCAACCAGCTCCTCGACGGCTCGCTGCTCGACCCCCTTTCGGGCAACGCGGTCCTCAACGGCGTCCCCGTCGAACTAGCCCGAGCAGGCGCAACGCTGTGA
- a CDS encoding CitMHS family transporter, translating to MLTILGFAMIATFLVLIMMKKMSPIAALVLIPALFCVFVGKGAHLGDYVIEGVGNLAPTAAMLMFAIVYFGLMIDVGLFDPIVRGILKFCKADPLRIVVGTALLAAIVSLDGDGSTTFMITVSAMYPLYKRLKMSLVVMTGVAATANGVMNTLPWGGPTARAATALKLDAGDIFVPMIPALLVGLLFVFILAYGLGLRERKRLGVLSLDEVLEQEKIVKDEEKSETGETVLVGAGASSSAAAGSGDDKGRTTKTTGGAGSGADADDSADDDADDVRLQGLDPNRPTLRPKLYWFNALLTVALLTAMIMELLPIPVLFILGAALALTVNFPNIPDQKARLAAHADNVLNVSGMVFAAAVFTGVLQGTGMVDSMAKWIVDGIPSGMGPHMALVTGFLSLPLTYFMSNDGFYFGVLPVLAEAGAAHGVSPLEIARASLVGQPLHMSSPLVPAVYVLVGMAKVEFGDHTKFVVKWAAATSLVILGAGILFGII from the coding sequence ATGCTGACCATCCTCGGCTTCGCCATGATCGCGACCTTCCTGGTCCTGATCATGATGAAGAAGATGTCGCCGATCGCGGCGCTCGTGCTGATCCCGGCACTTTTCTGTGTGTTCGTCGGAAAAGGAGCCCATCTCGGCGACTACGTCATCGAGGGGGTGGGCAACCTCGCGCCCACCGCCGCGATGCTGATGTTCGCCATCGTCTACTTCGGCCTCATGATCGACGTCGGTCTCTTCGACCCGATCGTCCGGGGCATCCTGAAGTTCTGCAAGGCCGACCCGCTGCGCATCGTCGTCGGCACGGCCCTGCTCGCCGCGATCGTCTCGCTGGACGGCGACGGCTCGACCACCTTCATGATCACGGTCTCGGCGATGTACCCGCTGTACAAGCGCCTGAAGATGAGCCTGGTCGTGATGACCGGTGTCGCCGCCACCGCCAACGGCGTGATGAACACGCTGCCCTGGGGCGGTCCGACCGCCCGCGCCGCCACCGCGCTCAAGCTCGACGCCGGCGACATCTTCGTCCCGATGATCCCGGCGCTCCTCGTCGGCCTGCTCTTCGTGTTCATCCTCGCCTACGGCCTCGGCCTGCGGGAGCGCAAGCGCCTCGGTGTGCTCAGCCTCGACGAGGTGCTGGAGCAGGAGAAGATCGTCAAGGACGAGGAGAAGTCCGAGACCGGGGAAACCGTCCTTGTCGGCGCGGGCGCCTCGTCCTCTGCCGCCGCCGGCTCCGGTGACGACAAGGGCCGTACGACGAAGACCACCGGTGGTGCGGGTTCCGGCGCCGACGCCGACGATTCCGCGGACGACGACGCGGACGACGTCCGCCTCCAGGGCCTGGACCCCAACCGCCCGACGCTGCGCCCCAAGCTGTACTGGTTCAACGCGCTGCTCACCGTCGCGCTGCTCACCGCCATGATCATGGAGTTGCTGCCGATCCCGGTGCTGTTCATCCTCGGCGCCGCGCTCGCCCTGACGGTGAACTTCCCGAACATCCCCGACCAGAAGGCCCGGTTGGCCGCCCACGCCGACAACGTCCTCAACGTCTCCGGCATGGTCTTCGCCGCCGCCGTCTTCACCGGCGTCCTCCAGGGCACCGGCATGGTCGACTCGATGGCCAAGTGGATCGTCGACGGCATCCCGTCCGGCATGGGCCCGCACATGGCCCTCGTCACCGGCTTCCTGAGCCTGCCGCTCACCTACTTCATGTCCAACGACGGCTTCTACTTCGGCGTCCTGCCGGTCCTCGCCGAGGCCGGCGCCGCCCACGGTGTCTCGCCGCTGGAGATCGCCCGCGCCTCCCTCGTCGGTCAGCCGCTGCACATGTCGAGCCCGCTGGTGCCGGCCGTGTACGTCCTGGTGGGTATGGCGAAGGTCGAGTTCGGCGACCACACGAAGTTCGTGGTGAAGTGGGCGGCCGCCACTTCGCTGGTCATCCTCGGTGCGGGGATCCTGTTCGGCATCATCTGA
- a CDS encoding MFS transporter yields MRPGRNRGWLLRLVIAFSFAQGAVSMARPAVSYRALALGADERAVGVIAGVYALLPLFAAVPLGRRTDQGRCAPLLPVGVVLISGGCVMSGLANSLVAMAVWSGVMGLGHLCFVIGAQSLVARQSAPHEHDRNFGHFTIGASLGQLVGPIAAGVLIGGPDMTRTSALALVVAGAGAAVAFTSLWRIERPIEPKSRTAQGKRVPVHRILRTRGVPGGIFISLAVLSATDILTAYLPVVGEHRGIAPSVIGVLLSLRAAATIACRLVMTPMLRLLGRTALLTVTCVLGAVLCAGIALPVPVWALALILAALGFCLGVGQPLSMTTVVQAAPDDARSTALALRLTGNRLGQAGAPAAAGLIAGVAGVAAPFVMLGALLLVSSGIALRSPAEPGQGSGTSEKEEEEEGEGEGEGEGEAERKGSRPGASLGRKRDI; encoded by the coding sequence GTGAGGCCCGGTAGGAACCGCGGCTGGCTGCTCCGCCTCGTCATCGCCTTCAGCTTCGCGCAGGGGGCGGTGTCGATGGCCCGGCCCGCCGTGTCCTACCGGGCCCTCGCGTTGGGCGCCGACGAGCGGGCGGTCGGCGTGATCGCGGGGGTCTACGCCCTCCTCCCGCTGTTCGCCGCCGTCCCGCTCGGCCGCAGGACCGACCAGGGCCGGTGCGCGCCCCTGCTGCCCGTGGGCGTCGTCCTCATATCCGGCGGCTGCGTCATGAGCGGCCTGGCGAACTCGCTGGTGGCGATGGCCGTCTGGAGCGGCGTGATGGGCCTGGGCCATCTCTGCTTCGTCATCGGCGCCCAGTCCCTGGTCGCCCGCCAGTCCGCACCCCACGAACACGACCGCAACTTCGGCCACTTCACCATCGGCGCCTCCCTCGGCCAACTGGTCGGCCCGATCGCCGCAGGCGTCCTGATCGGCGGCCCGGACATGACCCGTACGAGCGCCCTGGCACTGGTGGTGGCGGGCGCGGGGGCGGCGGTCGCGTTCACCTCGCTGTGGCGGATAGAGCGTCCCATCGAGCCCAAGTCCCGTACGGCACAGGGCAAGCGCGTGCCCGTGCACCGCATCCTGCGCACCCGTGGAGTGCCGGGCGGCATCTTCATCAGCCTCGCCGTGCTGTCGGCCACCGACATCCTCACCGCGTATCTGCCGGTGGTCGGCGAGCACCGGGGCATCGCGCCCTCGGTGATCGGCGTCCTGCTGAGTCTGCGCGCGGCGGCGACCATCGCGTGCCGCCTGGTGATGACACCCATGCTGCGACTGCTCGGCCGCACCGCGCTGCTCACCGTGACCTGTGTGCTGGGGGCCGTGCTGTGCGCCGGGATCGCGCTGCCGGTACCGGTGTGGGCATTGGCCCTGATCCTCGCCGCCCTCGGGTTCTGCCTCGGTGTCGGGCAGCCGCTGTCCATGACGACGGTGGTGCAGGCCGCGCCGGACGACGCCCGTTCCACCGCCCTCGCTCTGCGGCTGACGGGAAACCGGCTGGGGCAGGCCGGGGCGCCCGCCGCGGCGGGCCTGATCGCCGGAGTCGCGGGCGTGGCCGCGCCGTTCGTGATGCTCGGCGCGCTGCTGCTGGTGTCATCGGGCATCGCGCTGCGCTCGCCGGCGGAGCCGGGGCAGGGGAGCGGCACGTCGGAGAAGGAGGAGGAAGAGGAGGGGGAGGGGGAGGGGGAGGGGGAAGGGGAAGCGGAACGGAAGGGCTCGCGGCCCGGTGCTTCCCTGGGCCGGAAGAGGGATATCTGA